Sequence from the Prunus persica cultivar Lovell chromosome G5, Prunus_persica_NCBIv2, whole genome shotgun sequence genome:
TCCTTTTGGGGCGAAGCAGTCGTCTCTGCAGCATACCTTATCAATCGGATTCCTTCTAGTATCCTAAATTTCCAAACACCACTTCAAACACTTCACCACCATATCCAAACACCTCCCACCCCAAACCTAGAACCCCAAATTTTTGGCTGTGTTGTATTTGTCTACTTATCTGATCACCAACGAAGCAAATTGGATCCCCGAGCCGAAAAGTGTGTTTTCATTGGCTATGCACCTCATAAGAAAGGATACTGGTGTTTTCATCCTCCTAGTCAAAAGGTCTTTACCTCTATAGATGTTGTGTTTTGGGAACatgacttatatttttcaacagCCTATGAGGAGAATCTAGAATCCACCATTGCTCAAATTCTCGATTTTTTTCCCCAAGACGTCACTCTGCATTAAACTGACCGGTCGCCAGTGGAAAGCAACCGGTCGCCCCCCTTAGTTCTTCAACTACAGAGAACATACTCAAAACAACCGGCCGCCAGCAGACAACGACTGGTCGCCAGCGGAAACTGATCAGTTGTCTCCACGCTATCAAAATcaggagaggaaattgaaccgttttatgagattttgcccGCTTCAGCTCCAATACCGCACCAATCACCTGCTGAGGAAGCCATTCAGgtaacagattttcctgaaaCTGATAACACTAATGAAATATCtcatgatgatttgatttcagaAGGCATAGAGCCTACATATAAGCTTCTAGAAAGGAAGAACCATGGTAAACCTCGAGTACAATATGAAGCAGATCTTAAAGCCAAAGGGAAATACCccatcaataattatatatctctcAGCAGATTATCAGAGTCACGTGTGCACTATGTGAAGAAGTTGGTTGACATATCTGTCCCTAACAGTGTAACTAAAGCACTAGAAGacccaaaatgaaaagaagttATGAATAAAGAAATGCGAGCTCTCCAAAAGAATGTCATATGGGAACTCATGCCCTTACCTCATGGAAAGAAGACAGTAGGATGTAGGTGGATTTATACTGTGAAACTCAAAGCAGATGGATCCGTTCAAAGATATAAAGCTAGATTGGTGGCAAAGGGGTACACACAAATATATGGGATAGACTACGAGGAGACCTTTGCCCCAGTAGCCAAGATTAACACTATTATAGTCATATTGTCTCTAGCAGCAAATCTCGATTAGCCACTACATcagtttgatgtcaaaaatgcattCTTACATGGAGACTTGGAAGAATAAGTATATATGGACTTACCCCAGGATGTAATTCAGCTCCtgacaagaaaaatcaagtttgtAAGATTATAAAGTCATTATATAGGTTAAAGCAATCTCCCAGGGCATGGTTTGGCAGATTTACTAAATCTATGAAGAATTTTGAATATTCACAAAGTAATTTAGATCACAcattgttcttgaaacatGATGAAGGAAAACTTACTGCATTGATTGTTATGTAGATGACATAATCGTAACTAGAAATTACTCAGAAGAGCAACTGAAGTTGCAAAAGTATTTGTCtcaggaatttgagatgaaggatttaGGTGATCTGAAGTACTTTCTCGGAATCGAAGTAGCAAGATCAAAAATTGGTATATTTCTGTCTCAAAGGAAGTATGTAATGGATCTACTCATTGAAACAAGAATGCTTGGATGTAAGCCTGCTGACACACCCATTGAGATGAATCACAAGTTGTGTGAAGACATGGACCAAGAACCAACCAATAAGGAACAGTACCAACGCCTTGTTGGAAGGTTGATATACCTGGCACACACAAGaccagatattgcatatgctgtgagtgtggttagtcagtttatgcattcacCCAAGGTTTCTCATAGGAATGCAGTTGATTGGATCTTAAGATACTTAAAGTCAACCTCTGAGAAAGGATTAATG
This genomic interval carries:
- the LOC109949168 gene encoding uncharacterized protein LOC109949168, producing the protein MRALQKNVIWELMPLPHGKKTVGCRWIYTVKLKADGSVQRYKARLVAKGKTYCIDCYVDDIIVTRNYSEEQLKLQKYLSQEFEMKDLGDLKYFLGIEVARSKIGIFLSQRKYVMDLLIETRMLGCKPADTPIEMNHKLCEDMDQEPTNKEQYQRLVGRLIYLAHTRPDIAYAVSVVSQFMHSPKVSHRNAVDWILRYLKSTSEKGLMFSKNGDLEVVGYTDADWAGSISDRRSTSSYFTFVGGNLVTWWSKKQNVVSRSSAEAEYRGMAHGVCELLWIKRLLTELGFKPEKPMELHCDNKAAIDIAHNPRWSYNIKATFGSVKRQLPKEGWGMQFRISNQ